In a single window of the Candidatus Cybelea sp. genome:
- the folK gene encoding 2-amino-4-hydroxy-6-hydroxymethyldihydropteridine diphosphokinase — MTAHLAYVGLGSNLGDRAANLERAREALRENGTIVRSSALYRTKPWGRRDQPDFFNAVVSLETGSGPHELLDVLRGIERRLGRAPAERWGPRVIDLDLLLFDDLTVSEANLRLPHEHLAERAFVLVPLAELDDRFAAMRDALDSSELAGVTRLGERGLSRSGAVPRESDSLMSSTDAASVSDRVRALAAFLSEGDAVRLRVQRGVEEIELTAPRRSARRGSADGHSSEAPPLRVDTIKADLVGIFHLGRPAPAEGDQLDGDRELGYIEALGIRTPIHSMGSGRLVLIAAADDAPVEYGQPLFSIARG; from the coding sequence GTGACGGCACACCTCGCGTACGTCGGACTCGGAAGCAATCTCGGCGACCGCGCCGCTAACCTCGAGCGCGCGCGCGAAGCGCTGCGCGAGAACGGCACGATCGTGCGCAGCTCGGCGCTGTACCGAACCAAACCGTGGGGGCGTCGGGATCAACCGGACTTTTTCAACGCGGTCGTCTCGCTCGAGACCGGGTCGGGCCCCCACGAACTGCTCGACGTCTTGCGCGGGATCGAGCGGCGGTTGGGACGCGCGCCCGCCGAACGATGGGGTCCGCGCGTGATCGATCTCGACCTTCTACTCTTCGACGACCTGACGGTTTCCGAGGCGAATCTGCGTCTGCCGCACGAGCACCTGGCCGAGCGGGCGTTCGTGCTCGTTCCGCTTGCCGAGCTCGACGATCGCTTCGCAGCGATGCGCGATGCGCTCGATTCGAGCGAGCTGGCAGGCGTAACACGCCTAGGGGAACGCGGCCTTTCCAGGTCCGGCGCGGTGCCGCGTGAAAGCGATAGCCTGATGTCGAGCACAGACGCCGCAAGCGTCAGCGATCGAGTTCGCGCGCTGGCGGCGTTCTTGAGCGAAGGGGATGCCGTCCGGCTGCGTGTCCAGCGGGGCGTTGAAGAGATCGAACTTACCGCGCCGCGCCGGAGCGCGCGTCGCGGCTCGGCCGACGGTCATTCCTCCGAGGCGCCGCCGCTGCGCGTCGATACGATCAAGGCGGACCTTGTCGGAATCTTTCATTTGGGACGTCCCGCCCCGGCGGAGGGCGATCAGCTCGACGGCGATCGAGAGCTGGGTTATATTGAGGCGCTCGGAATTCGAACGCCCATTCACAGCATGGGTTCGGGGCGTCTGGTTTTGATTGCAGCCGCCGACGACGCGCCCGTCGAATATGGACAGCCACTCTTTTCCATCGCCCGAGGCTAA
- the folB gene encoding dihydroneopterin aldolase, whose amino-acid sequence MDRITLRGVRALGRHGWLPGERDRAQPFELELSVEVDLRGAEARDDLHETVDYAALCRRISGVVERTSFALLERLAGEVLETVFEDSRIARATLTISKPAILDGATPSVTLERGNPHCDRP is encoded by the coding sequence GTGGATCGAATAACACTGCGCGGCGTGCGCGCGCTCGGACGCCATGGATGGCTGCCCGGCGAACGCGACCGCGCCCAACCCTTCGAGCTGGAGTTGAGCGTGGAGGTCGACTTGCGCGGCGCCGAGGCCCGCGACGACCTCCACGAGACGGTCGACTACGCGGCGCTGTGCCGCCGTATCAGCGGAGTGGTCGAACGCACCTCTTTTGCTTTGCTCGAGCGCCTCGCGGGCGAGGTTCTCGAGACCGTCTTCGAGGATTCCCGCATCGCGCGCGCGACGCTCACGATCTCGAAGCCCGCCATTCTCGATGGAGCGACGCCGTCGGTTACGCTTGAGCGCGGCAATCCGCATTGCGATCGGCCGTGA
- the folP gene encoding dihydropteroate synthase, whose protein sequence is MRGSVQLRDAQLRWGERTYLMGIVNVTPDSFSGDGIESEAAATEHALSQLRLGADLLDLGGESTRPGHEPVGERLEMARVIPVIDAVRRARPSAPISVDTYKPDVARAARIAGADLINSVWGAPAELLDVAAELEMPIVAMHNQSTTHYDAPVVDAVLRYLEDCAARAVARGIPPERVVLDPGIGFGKNAEQNLAVLARLDRLVALGFPTMIGTSRKSTIGRLTGRAVGDRVYGTVATTALAIAAGIDIVRVHDVAAARDSIAVSDAIVRGWRPAKWIE, encoded by the coding sequence GTGAGAGGCTCCGTGCAGCTGCGCGACGCGCAGCTGCGGTGGGGGGAACGAACCTATTTGATGGGCATCGTCAATGTCACGCCCGATTCGTTTTCGGGCGACGGCATCGAAAGCGAAGCTGCGGCCACGGAGCACGCCCTGTCGCAGCTGCGCCTGGGAGCCGACCTGCTCGACCTGGGCGGAGAGTCGACTCGCCCCGGCCACGAGCCCGTCGGCGAACGCCTGGAGATGGCGCGCGTGATTCCGGTGATCGACGCCGTGCGCCGCGCTCGTCCCAGCGCGCCGATTTCCGTCGACACGTACAAGCCCGACGTCGCGCGCGCCGCCCGAATCGCTGGGGCCGACCTGATCAACTCGGTGTGGGGAGCTCCGGCAGAGCTTCTCGACGTTGCGGCCGAGCTCGAGATGCCCATCGTGGCGATGCACAATCAAAGCACGACGCACTACGATGCGCCGGTCGTCGATGCGGTCCTGCGCTATCTCGAAGACTGCGCCGCGCGCGCGGTAGCGCGCGGAATTCCGCCCGAGCGCGTCGTTCTCGACCCGGGAATCGGCTTTGGCAAGAACGCCGAGCAGAATCTCGCCGTGCTCGCACGGCTCGATCGTCTGGTCGCACTCGGCTTTCCGACGATGATCGGCACTTCGAGAAAATCGACGATCGGGAGACTGACGGGGAGAGCGGTCGGCGATCGCGTCTACGGTACGGTTGCGACGACGGCGCTGGCAATCGCGGCCGGCATCGACATCGTTCGAGTACACGACGTCGCCGCCGCGCGCGATTCGATCGCGGTATCCGACGCGATCGTTCGGGGTTGGCGGCCCGCGAAGTGGATCGAATAA
- a CDS encoding folylpolyglutamate synthase/dihydrofolate synthase family protein — protein sequence MIRITSFQAAQSYLLGTIDEVVSPRTSYKLDRMQAFLRNLGDPHRAYPTIHVGGTSGKGSTATMIASALQASGKRTGLHTKPHLRSMTERAQIDGVSIENERFARLLADSMPAIERTIAQYGQPTYYETLLGLAFAYFAAERVDVAVIEVGLGGRLDGTNVLEPVIAAITSVGYDHVEILGTTLEAIALEKAGIAKPGVPLVVGSVPEAARAVIERYAAEVGAPVVLVRDVVKIGVQKSDVHGAVLNLQTAFDTYSIELPVLGIFQRSNAATAIAVLERLGDLRPEREAIRRGFAALTIPGRMELVPSRPPVVFDIAHNVEKAEALVASLQESFAGRRIHYVVSIGESKDARRILEVLSTLPSTFTFTAYSTAGRKAIPASRLSTIAESFGSWGRAVSDPIEALTVARRVAAIEDVVVVTGSTFIVAGLREWFVPASV from the coding sequence GTGATCAGAATCACGAGTTTCCAAGCGGCGCAGAGCTATTTGCTCGGCACGATCGACGAAGTTGTCTCGCCGCGAACCTCGTACAAGCTCGACCGAATGCAGGCCTTCCTGCGAAATCTCGGCGACCCGCACCGCGCTTATCCGACGATTCACGTCGGCGGCACGAGCGGCAAGGGATCGACCGCGACGATGATCGCATCCGCATTGCAGGCCTCCGGTAAGCGCACCGGCCTGCACACCAAGCCGCACCTTCGCTCGATGACCGAGCGCGCCCAAATCGACGGCGTCTCGATCGAAAACGAACGCTTTGCGCGGCTGCTCGCCGATTCGATGCCGGCGATCGAGCGAACGATCGCGCAGTACGGGCAGCCGACGTACTACGAAACGCTGCTGGGCCTCGCGTTTGCCTATTTTGCCGCGGAGAGGGTCGACGTCGCGGTGATCGAGGTCGGGCTCGGCGGGCGGCTCGACGGCACCAACGTGCTCGAGCCGGTCATCGCGGCGATTACCTCCGTGGGCTACGATCACGTGGAGATATTGGGAACGACGCTCGAGGCCATCGCGCTGGAAAAGGCCGGCATTGCGAAGCCCGGCGTGCCGCTGGTCGTCGGAAGCGTGCCCGAGGCGGCGCGTGCGGTCATCGAACGCTACGCCGCAGAGGTGGGTGCTCCTGTGGTGCTCGTGCGCGATGTCGTGAAGATCGGCGTCCAAAAGAGCGACGTGCACGGCGCCGTCTTGAATCTGCAAACGGCCTTCGACACGTATTCCATCGAGCTTCCGGTCCTCGGGATCTTTCAGCGCTCCAATGCAGCGACGGCGATCGCGGTATTGGAACGCCTCGGCGATCTGCGCCCGGAGCGGGAAGCGATCCGCCGCGGCTTCGCCGCCCTCACGATTCCGGGGCGCATGGAGCTGGTCCCAAGCAGACCGCCGGTGGTCTTCGACATCGCTCACAACGTTGAGAAAGCCGAAGCACTCGTCGCGTCGCTGCAAGAGAGTTTTGCCGGGCGCCGCATTCACTACGTCGTCTCGATCGGCGAATCGAAGGACGCGCGCCGGATCCTCGAGGTGCTCTCCACGCTCCCGTCCACCTTCACGTTTACTGCGTACTCGACCGCGGGACGCAAAGCGATCCCTGCATCGCGCCTTTCGACGATCGCCGAGTCGTTCGGAAGCTGGGGGCGTGCCGTCTCCGACCCGATCGAAGCGTTGACGGTCGCGCGGCGTGTCGCCGCAATCGAAGACGTCGTCGTCGTAACGGGCTCGACGTTCATCGTCGCGGGGCTTCGCGAGTGGTTCGTACCCGCGTCCGTGTGA
- a CDS encoding MogA/MoaB family molybdenum cofactor biosynthesis protein, translated as MRNRVALIVLSDRAASGKRPDTCIALMKERLGGAYEIVRERVMADEPAALQAELIDLADANKADLVLTSGGTGLTSRDRTPQATAAILDYEVPGIPEAIRMVSFANVKTALLSRAQAGVRLRTLIVNLPGSPKAVAEALDIVLPVIPHALELLNDEAVHE; from the coding sequence GTGAGAAATCGCGTCGCGCTGATCGTCCTTTCCGACCGTGCCGCCTCGGGCAAGCGCCCCGACACGTGTATTGCCTTGATGAAGGAGCGCCTGGGCGGCGCCTATGAGATCGTGCGCGAGCGCGTGATGGCCGACGAGCCCGCCGCGCTGCAGGCCGAACTCATCGACCTGGCCGACGCAAACAAGGCCGATCTCGTGCTCACCAGCGGCGGAACGGGGCTCACGTCGCGCGATCGCACACCCCAGGCGACGGCCGCGATTCTCGACTATGAGGTCCCCGGAATCCCCGAAGCGATCCGAATGGTATCGTTTGCGAACGTGAAGACGGCGCTACTCTCGCGCGCGCAGGCCGGCGTTCGCCTTCGCACGTTGATCGTCAATCTTCCGGGGAGTCCAAAAGCGGTCGCCGAAGCACTGGACATCGTGCTGCCGGTGATCCCGCACGCACTGGAGCTGCTCAACGACGAGGCCGTGCACGAGTGA
- the moaC gene encoding cyclic pyranopterin monophosphate synthase MoaC, whose translation MKLSHVAPDGSIAMVDVSGKEATVRFARAQALVRLNDAARAAIRDAVLAKGDAFVAAQIAGIMAAKRTAELIPLAHQLPLGSVDVSFAWQENGALAIEAEARTTAQTGVEMEAIVAATVAALTIYDMAKALDRGITIEAVRLLRKTGGKDSFDAAGAAEDAR comes from the coding sequence ATGAAGCTCTCGCACGTCGCGCCCGATGGCAGCATCGCTATGGTCGACGTTTCGGGTAAAGAGGCGACGGTTCGTTTTGCGCGCGCGCAGGCGCTGGTGCGTTTGAACGACGCCGCGCGCGCCGCGATCCGCGACGCGGTCTTGGCAAAAGGCGACGCCTTCGTCGCGGCGCAAATAGCGGGAATCATGGCGGCCAAACGCACGGCCGAACTCATTCCGCTCGCCCATCAGCTCCCGCTGGGCAGCGTCGACGTCAGCTTCGCATGGCAGGAGAACGGCGCGCTTGCGATCGAGGCGGAGGCGAGGACGACGGCGCAAACCGGCGTCGAGATGGAGGCGATCGTCGCGGCGACGGTCGCGGCGCTGACGATCTACGACATGGCGAAGGCGCTGGACCGGGGCATAACGATCGAAGCGGTACGCCTGCTGCGCAAGACCGGCGGTAAGGATTCCTTCGATGCCGCCGGCGCCGCTGAGGACGCCCGGTGA
- a CDS encoding undecaprenyl-diphosphate phosphatase — MTFFQAFVLALLQGVSELFPVSSLGHTILVPALLQWRNIDRTSPSFLAFVVVLHLGTALALLVFYRAQWAAIVRSLVRSVVRGRLSDDRDERIGWLLVVGTIPVGILGVLLEHPVRRLFAHPATAALFLVVNGLVMFAGEALRRLQQRRLARAAKPIERLSYPASLFIGLAQATALLPGISRSGSSMVAGLLCDLDHEDAARFSFLLATPVIGAAALLEIPRLFAPDAHLVLVQAIAGGIAAGIAAYLSVAFLTRYFRSNDLRPFGWYCVILGSVCFVLARKGVIT; from the coding sequence GTGACCTTCTTCCAAGCGTTTGTTTTGGCCCTGTTGCAGGGCGTGAGCGAGCTTTTTCCGGTCTCGAGCCTCGGTCATACGATCCTCGTACCGGCCTTGCTGCAGTGGCGCAACATCGATCGCACGAGCCCATCGTTTCTCGCCTTCGTCGTCGTCCTGCACCTGGGCACTGCGCTCGCGCTGCTCGTCTTTTATCGCGCGCAGTGGGCGGCGATCGTTCGCTCGCTCGTACGCAGCGTCGTCCGCGGGAGGCTCAGCGATGACCGCGACGAGCGAATTGGCTGGCTTCTGGTCGTCGGAACGATCCCGGTCGGAATCCTGGGGGTCCTACTCGAGCATCCGGTACGGCGCCTCTTCGCCCACCCGGCGACGGCCGCGCTCTTCTTGGTCGTCAACGGCCTCGTGATGTTTGCCGGCGAAGCGTTGCGCCGTCTTCAACAACGGCGCCTCGCGCGCGCCGCTAAGCCGATCGAACGGCTGAGCTATCCCGCCAGCCTCTTCATCGGGCTCGCGCAAGCAACGGCGCTGCTTCCGGGCATCTCCCGCTCGGGAAGCTCGATGGTTGCGGGATTGCTCTGCGACCTCGATCACGAGGACGCAGCGCGCTTTTCATTTCTGCTCGCAACGCCGGTGATCGGTGCGGCCGCGCTGCTGGAGATTCCGAGGCTTTTTGCGCCCGACGCGCATCTCGTGCTCGTTCAGGCGATCGCCGGCGGGATCGCAGCGGGTATCGCCGCCTATCTTTCCGTCGCGTTCTTGACGCGTTATTTCCGCTCGAACGATCTGCGCCCGTTCGGCTGGTACTGCGTAATCTTGGGTTCCGTCTGCTTCGTGCTCGCACGAAAGGGGGTCATTACATGA
- a CDS encoding TonB family protein, which yields MRRTGRFLVVAFALSLLLHAIVALIVHPAHADFQNQTEVVSIVRRSSIAVAKQTPPPPKPRQTPAPHRGAVARPHARIAGSAGPPGGGRGKATPAPTPPPATAPPKLATAACASPEAAATVVATPPPPNIPPEARTEATSGLASVQVQLDATGQVLSASVAQSTGNSSLDLVAVSMARQARYDPPLHDCKPIAGSATFSVKFVAW from the coding sequence ATGAGGCGTACTGGGCGCTTTCTGGTCGTTGCCTTCGCGCTGTCGCTGCTGCTGCACGCGATCGTCGCGTTGATCGTACATCCGGCACACGCCGATTTTCAGAACCAAACCGAGGTCGTTTCGATCGTCCGGCGTTCTTCGATAGCGGTAGCGAAGCAAACCCCGCCGCCTCCTAAGCCCAGGCAGACCCCGGCCCCGCACCGTGGCGCAGTTGCGCGGCCGCACGCTCGGATCGCAGGCTCCGCCGGCCCCCCCGGAGGGGGACGCGGCAAGGCTACTCCCGCGCCGACCCCGCCGCCGGCGACCGCCCCTCCGAAGCTGGCGACCGCCGCTTGTGCCTCTCCGGAAGCGGCTGCGACGGTCGTCGCGACGCCGCCGCCGCCGAACATTCCGCCCGAGGCGCGCACCGAGGCGACCAGCGGGCTTGCGAGCGTGCAGGTGCAGCTCGACGCGACCGGTCAGGTGCTCAGCGCCAGCGTGGCGCAGAGTACCGGCAACTCTTCTCTCGACCTCGTCGCCGTTTCGATGGCGCGCCAGGCGCGCTACGATCCGCCGCTGCACGACTGCAAACCGATCGCCGGCAGCGCAACCTTCAGCGTGAAGTTTGTCGCGTGGTAG
- a CDS encoding energy transducer TonB — MANRGGYITTGERVRSYIGWAFVIALVVHLGVASVFPNINKHAEDQKTEEVTVSKIHKVIVHTPPPPTPTPPPTPTPPPEKTPPPKQQKQPQPKLKLNVVKTTSNSKSSSSTENAYVAPNSGSEKGAPSGQGTPAPAAATAPPGTPKPSCANPNVEATVTNPVQPEYPESAKEIGLGAVTVQVEVTVGPSGNLLGAKVYKSSSNMAIDQAALRAARESTYSPKLIDCAPSQGDYLFRADFTPGD, encoded by the coding sequence ATGGCTAATCGCGGCGGTTACATCACAACCGGCGAACGGGTCCGCAGCTACATCGGCTGGGCCTTCGTCATCGCACTGGTCGTGCACTTAGGCGTGGCCTCGGTGTTTCCGAACATCAACAAGCACGCGGAAGATCAGAAGACCGAAGAAGTGACGGTTTCGAAGATTCACAAGGTCATCGTGCACACGCCGCCGCCGCCGACGCCGACCCCGCCGCCGACGCCGACCCCGCCGCCGGAAAAGACGCCGCCGCCCAAACAGCAGAAGCAGCCGCAGCCCAAGCTCAAGCTCAACGTGGTGAAGACGACGAGCAACAGCAAGTCGAGCAGCTCGACTGAGAACGCGTACGTCGCACCAAACAGCGGAAGCGAAAAAGGCGCCCCGTCGGGCCAAGGAACGCCCGCGCCCGCCGCGGCTACCGCGCCGCCTGGAACTCCGAAGCCTTCTTGCGCAAATCCCAACGTCGAAGCGACGGTTACCAACCCGGTGCAGCCGGAGTATCCTGAGTCGGCGAAGGAGATCGGGCTCGGTGCGGTCACCGTGCAGGTCGAGGTCACGGTCGGACCGTCGGGCAATCTCCTCGGAGCGAAAGTCTACAAGAGTTCGAGCAACATGGCCATCGATCAAGCTGCGCTGCGGGCCGCTCGGGAATCCACGTACTCTCCGAAGCTGATTGATTGCGCGCCGTCGCAGGGCGACTATCTCTTTCGCGCCGACTTCACGCCAGGAGACTAG
- a CDS encoding biopolymer transporter ExbD — MAVSTGGGEDEVMSTINITPFTDVLLVLLIIFIILASVTKEPKLPDAYNKDKVQPSQIVVMIDEKDHIQIGSNQVDIKDAKAAFAQLQDATDHRFKSVIVKADPHATYGTILQVMDAAKQVDLTDFGLANHVQGAPPGATQ, encoded by the coding sequence GTGGCCGTTTCCACCGGCGGAGGCGAAGATGAGGTAATGTCGACGATCAACATCACGCCGTTTACGGACGTGCTGTTGGTGCTCCTCATTATCTTCATCATTCTGGCCTCGGTCACCAAAGAGCCGAAGCTGCCCGACGCTTACAATAAGGATAAGGTGCAGCCTTCGCAGATCGTGGTGATGATCGACGAGAAAGATCACATTCAAATCGGCTCGAACCAGGTCGATATCAAGGACGCGAAGGCCGCCTTCGCGCAGCTGCAGGATGCCACCGATCACCGCTTCAAGAGCGTGATCGTCAAGGCGGATCCGCATGCGACCTATGGCACGATCCTTCAAGTGATGGACGCCGCAAAGCAGGTCGATCTGACCGACTTCGGCCTGGCCAACCACGTTCAAGGCGCGCCCCCAGGAGCAACCCAATAG
- a CDS encoding biopolymer transporter ExbD, whose product MSLLSSQQDQEVMAEINITPFTDVLLVLLIIFMILAALVAPPGFEKELPNKNPNNSTQTKNHNDIEVDVNNKGVIFVDGTKTDETGIYRVMYDASKKKPHHHVSIIADAKAPYGIIIRILDAAKQSGLEDVGFVTS is encoded by the coding sequence GTGTCGCTTCTATCGTCACAGCAAGATCAGGAGGTAATGGCGGAGATCAACATCACGCCGTTCACCGACGTCCTCTTGGTTCTGCTCATCATCTTCATGATTCTTGCGGCGCTCGTCGCGCCGCCGGGTTTCGAGAAAGAACTTCCCAACAAGAATCCCAATAACTCGACCCAAACGAAGAACCACAACGACATCGAGGTCGACGTCAACAATAAGGGCGTTATCTTCGTAGACGGGACAAAGACGGACGAGACCGGCATCTATCGAGTAATGTACGATGCGTCGAAGAAAAAACCGCACCACCATGTCTCGATCATCGCCGATGCGAAGGCGCCGTACGGGATCATCATTCGGATCCTTGACGCCGCCAAACAGTCCGGGCTCGAAGACGTCGGCTTCGTTACGTCGTAG